The stretch of DNA CCCGTGTCGGCGCCACTGGACGGGTTCGACACGTGTCACCAGCGTGCGGGTGACAAGCACAATGTCCGCGCTCACCGATGGAGCGCGGATGGCCATGACGCTACCGGAGGAGAACGTGATGATCTTTGTTTTCTGCCATGGCAGTAAGAAATGTTTTCTTTTTTGGTTTTGAAGATTGATCATTCTTTTTTAGAGTTCTATATGTATGATCTTGGAGCTTTGGAACGTGACCATGACATGTTTAATTTCTCGTGGAACTTTTCGGTGTTCGTCTGCTCAAAAATCTTTCAATGGTAAACTTCTGCATACAGTACTTTATGCTTGGGCCGTTGATATTGGAAAAAAATACTGTAAATGTTATAAATTAACGTGATTTGGACTTGGTGCAACCATTGCCCGTCTAGCTCAGTCGGTAGAGCgcaaggctcttaaccttgtggtcTTGGGTTCGAGCCCCAAGGTGGGCGTCAATTTTTGCATTTTTACCTTATTGATTTAGTAGCACAAAATTAGTTGAAGTTGTTTTCGAAAACATTCTACAATTTTTCCTTTTATAATTCACAAGTGCAATGTTTCATGTAATTTTAACTAATGATCCAACTTTGCCGTTCACTAGGTGGAATAAGTTGAAATGGATGCATCGATATGTGTCATAAAATGGAAGTTACAACAAAGTTAATTTTTGCATTTTACCTTATTGATTTAGTAGCACAAAATTAGTTGAAGTTGTTTTCGAAAACATTCTACAATTTTTCCTTTTATAATTCACAAGTGCAATGTTTCATGTAATTTTAACTAATGATCCAACTTTGCCGTTCACTAGGTGGAATAAGTTGAAATGGATGCATCGATATGTGTCATAAAATGGAAGTTACAACAAAGTTAATTTTTGCATTTTACCTTATTGATTTAGTAGCACAAAATTAGTTGAAGTTGTTTTCGAAAACATTCTACAATTTTTCCTTTTATAATTCACAAGTGCAATGTTTCATGTAATTTTAACTAATGATCCAACTTTGCCTTATTGAGGTAGAAACGGGATTATAAATTCGTAGGAACCTGATTACAATCTTTCATAAGCAGAGATTTAAAATGAACATGGATATCCGCAATCAGGGAAAAGTCACCATACATTATCGCCGCAGAAGCAAGCTCATGGGCCATATTGTTTCAGCGAATCCTTGAGGCCACTGACGATTGGGTGCAGGCTAGACATGTTCAGAGTGTCGAGATCAACCAGTCTGATCACAGATGCACAGTCAGATTCCAAACATAAAAGGCCCCCTAGAGTTTCCTCTAGATCAAACAGTCCCTCTCTAATGGCCACAACCTCAGCTTTATCGGCAGAAGTGCAACGGAAGGTAGGGAAAGTATCAGTTTCTTCCATCCTTGGGGTACTCCTGGTGCTTCAAATTCAAAACACAATTCTTAAATGTAACAAAAAAAATCGGAAAAAAGATGAATGTTCACAAGGAATGTGACTACAACTCCTAAAAATGTCAGATCCAAACTCAAAATGCACATTGAGAAACAAAAAAGTGAAATCCAGATGTGAATAgtgtcaatgttgcttttgtCTTTTTTCTTACACTATTCATGCTAGATTTTACATTTTTGTTTCTCAATGTAAGTTCCGAGTGGACCTGAAATTTGTAGAGGTTGTAGTCAAATTGCTTGTGAACATTCACATCTTTTTCCGGAATTTTTTGTTACATTCAATAATGGTTTTTTTTAATTTGGAGCACAGGGAAAACCCCAATGCTGGGAGTACCGGATACTTTCCCACAGAAGGCATCTCCCAGACGACAAGGCGGCGCTTGTTGTGTTCGGGTTACAACAAAAAGATATTCGAAATTGTAATCGATCTCTATAATTACCTTTTGCATCTTGATATTCCACCTGACTTACTGAAGAAAATTGCGCAATACAAAATTCGTCTGAGGTGTGTGGTAATGGTTGTTACCTGTACGAATCTTTTTATGGTTTTCTTAATGAAAATCTGTGGTGAACCCCTTTTTCCTAAAAAAAATTGGTCTGAGCTGGATTAATCCCAGAGATTTGAAAAGCCCCATAAGTCACTATTGTGAGAACCTTCGACGTTGCACATTTGGACACACTTTGGTctaagataagagggttgtgagGTGAGCTACCACTCCTTCCTTGTGCACAATGGGCAATGAAGATCTTGTTGTACGATTGGCAATGAAGTGCAGTACCACGCCCTTGATCAGGTAGTCCTATCAATGAGATGTCCAGCGCATAGACATTGATAGGACTACCCGAGTTGTCGAATCTAGAGACAGGATCACAGGATTGGGTTTGACAAGTTGGCCTCCCTCTATGCTCAACATAGGGGTAGTTGGTTGTGTATTCATATGCCAGTGGTGTTTCGGCAGTATCGGCGCCGATTTCGGTATTCTGCAGACACAGGAAGACGTCTAGCTATGAGAAACTCggcatcgtcttcttcttcagcTCGTGGATTCCTAGGGATCGATGTCGCTGACACGTATCGGCTGAGAACGGTGTCGGCTGAGAACGGTAATTTCAAGACTACCTGCATTGGTAGAACTTTATTGTTCTAGTGACGGCGTGGAACTCCAGCGTAGGCAACTCCGACCGTCTTGAGGATGTACGGGATGGAGTCGACAATTTATTTTAATAGTTTGGATTGCTTACCACATCATGTGGTGAGGGGACAATTCTCTAAGGAGTGGATTATATATTCTTTTTTGTTTTGCCCATTTCCTGTAATATTGTTGTTGATTAATATAGACTATAGAGCCGCGGCGGATTTGAAAAAAAGAACAATATGATTTCTACAGCCTCTCTCTATCAAAACAAGTTAAGCAAACGTAGGCACATGAATGGGTTGATGGCGCATTAGAGAGATGTACTTAAAAGCCCAACCCTAGCCTGCAATGTGACGACTCAGCCATGTGTGCTGCTTTGCGTAGTGCGATGTCGTCATCGTTATTCTTGGGATCCTCCTCCTGTAGCTCCTCCTTGATGCCGATGTCGGCGTTCCCGTCCACCGCCTGCAGCTCCGGCCTGACGTCCAACACATCGACGAATGACGCCACCTTCATCTCGTACTCCTTCTGTCCGATCTGGTAGTGCTCTTCGAGGCTCGACGAGATCATCGGCTCCAGTTGATCCACCTTGTGATGATCATCAACCTCACAGCTGGAGTCGTAATCGAAATGCTGCATGACGTCGACGTTAATGTCGACGCCGCTGCCACTGGGCTTTCTCCCGGCTTCATCGCTGCCGGCGCCGGTTGCCTCGTAGTAGAAATAGTCGTACagctgctgttgttgttgctgctgctgtccACCGTGATATTGCGGTTGCCGGCTGTCGTCGTGATCGGCGCCATTTTGCATCACGGGGTCGGCGCCTTCTTGGGCGACGTAGAGCGCGTCGACGACCTGATCTTGGTCGGCGTGGAGGAGCAGCTGCTTCGGCTGGTGGTTCGAGGAGGTGACCTCGAGGTCAGCGCACGGGCCGTCCATGACGTCCCCGCCGGCCACGCCAGATGCGGCCTGGCGGCACATGTCGAGGTGCTGTTGCAGGGCGGCGAGCTCGGCCGACAGAAGCTCGCTGGTGTGCTCGAGGTCGATGATCATGCTGCAGCAGCCTCCGACGGGGTCCATGGCGCGCATCTCCGCCTGGTAAATGAGCGTCTGCATGGCCGCGTCGCAGAGCTCCGGCTTGAGGCGGCGCAGCGTCTTGAGAATGTTGCTGACGCCGAAGAGGCGGTGCGCGTTGAGGAACCGGCGCTGCTGGTCGGCGGGGAAGTAGGGCGCGAGGGGGCAGTCGGGGTTGCACTTGCGCCGCTGGTACTTGCACGCCGCGCAGGCCTGGTTGGTCgtgccacccccacccccaccgcCGGAGCCACCGCTGCGGGGGGAGACGCTGCTGGAGTGGTGGTGCTGCGACTGCGACTGCGATTTGGTGGCGTTGgtgttggtggtgatggtggaggaggCGTTGGTGATGGTAATATGGAggtgggaggaggaggcggcggaggaggaggtcATTGCTGCGCCTGCGCGCGCGCGCCGGCAATGGCGACGGGGCTGCCTAGCGAGGACGGAGGTGTCGGTGGAGGGTTGGGCCTAGCGCTGTCGTAGGAATAGGGGAGGCCACAGGAGCTGTCAATGCCATTATTAGTTAGGAGTTAGCTGGGTGATGCCTATTAAAAGGGATCGTATACAGACGCTGTGGCACAAGATCGATAGCGGAAAGGGTCGCGGCTTGGGCTCCGAGCGTTGCGGGGTGCTCAGAGTTTGTTAAGTATCAGAGGATTCCAGTAGCCCGCCACTACTTTCCAGTCAACATCAGGAGGATCGATCTGGTAGCAATTCGTGGTCTGAAATTCGCAGCTAGCTAGCTGCATGGAGCTTGGCATCCTAGATTTGGATTTGGAAGTATGCCAGTAGGTTGACGTGCACGGCACCAACGGGATGCATGCATGACATCGACGTACGTGCCGTTGCTGCCGATAGCACGTACGCACGCATGGCATGGTCACTCACGCGGAAAGGAGTGAGCGACCGTGTGACCGATCGAGCAACACCGCTCGGTCTGGTCAGCCATAGATCGAGCGGCTGACCTACCATCGCGTGCGCATGATCGGTTGGCATCTTCAATTTTGATTTTAAACAAGGAAACAGCAACTAAACAGTAGTACAGAGAGTAGTGTCTTAAACAGTTCAACATGTACTAAGATGATGATTTCCAGTGAGAAAGTCACATTCAACATGTTCTTTAGGTGTGTAACTTCATCATGTATGCCTAGCATAGTTGGTGCCCAAATTGTACAAATGTAGGACCAGCACAAGTGTGCAATGGGGCAATGAAAGAAGAGATGGTCTCTGATTTCCACAAGTGTAATCGTGAATAAAAACATGCTTCCTTGTAGGAGAGATCCAGTATTTAACTTGTCATTTGTGAGGAGCCAATAGAAGATCTTGTGTTTGAGTTGGCAGCAAGTTTTCCATATCCATTTGATCATTGGCATAACCTCAGGTGCAATGGCAAGCAACCTATAAACCTTAGAAACTTTGTATTGATTTGATCCCTTAGACAATTGCCACTAGTCTACTTTTGAGGTGAGGGTTAGATCTTGAATTAGAAGTTCAAGTTCCTGGAATTGCACACATGCCTCTTCAGACAGTGGCAAATGGAAAACATTTGCTAAATCCTCTGCTTGATATAAATCAAAGAGGGTGATATGCGGGCTGATAGCAATGGAATGTGCGTATGGCCAAACTCCAATCAAAGGAATCCCATTCCAGTTGTCAGACCAAAATAAGTCTGGCCATTGTGAAGAGTACTAGTTTCAAGTTCTTTATCATTTGggaaaagcttcatgcaatctcTCTGCAGAAAGATATAGTGGATGTTGTAGTTGGGTGGAAACCCTTCCCATAGTACACTTCCCAAACCAGGTTGATCTTGGGGATATCCATGTGATTGATAAACTTGTGCACCATTTCAAGAGAAGGCATGTATTTTGTAGGGACAAATTCAAAATGCCCAATCCACCTCTGTCTTTTGGCCTACAAACTActctctgtcccataatataagagcatcTTTTACACTACACTAGTGTCCAAAACGCTCTTATGTTATAGGACGGAGGGAGAGGATCCCAAGCTGCGAGAGGAGGGATTTTCTTTTCGAGATCCTTGCCTCTCCAAAAGAGATGTCTCCTATATATATCAATCTGTTCTATGGTGCCTTTGTATAGAAGTAGACAACTCATAAGAAAAGTAGGCAGAGAAGACAAAATTGGATTGACCATGAGCAATCTGCCATCATAGCTCAAGAACTGAGAGCAAACATTTAGCATTTTCTGAATTCTGTCAATGATGAACATTAAAAAAATCCATTCTTGGCTTGGTGAAACTAAGTGGAGCAcctaaataaataaatagaaaaGTGCCATGGTGCATCGCGGAATGCTGGATAGATGTTGCAGGTGTCATTTGGGGTATTGACTTGTAACATGCTTGATTTCTGGTAATTAACCTTTAACCCAGATGCCTTGGAGTAGATATTGACTAGATGTTGCAAATTCTCGAATTGACCTAGACATGTTGGCATGATGATTAAGGTGTCATCAACATACTAAAGTATGGGGAAATCAAGGTAGGAGTTAAACTTAACTGGAGGTTGAATAATATCTCTATGCATAACACTATCTAAAATTGTTTATAAAAATTTAGCTGTGAGACCAAAAAGGAGGGGAGAAAGGGGATCTCCTTGTCTCACCCTTCTTCTGCACTTAAAAGAGTTACCAGGCACCCCGTTTAACAATACAACAGAGGTGGCGGTGTTAAGAAGCTGCTCAATCCAGGAGCAACATTTGGTCGCAAATCATTTTTGCTTCGAGATACCTAAAATCATGACGTGCTCCATTTTGTGAAAGGCTTTCCCAAAATCTAGCTTTAATACCATTGTGGGATTTTTGCTTTTGTGGCATTGGAATAAATATTTATATGCCCAGGCAATACAATCAAGTATAAATCTAGATTTGATGAATCCATATTGATTGACATGGATTAGCAAGATGTTTAGTAAGCAATTTGGTTGTGCAACGGAGTTGGGATATGGGTCTGTAATCATTAACACAGGATGCATCAGGCTTCTTTGGAACAGGGAAAATGAAAGAATTATTGATACTTTGTAGGCACACCTCCCCTCTATAGAACATGTTTAAAAATATCACAAAATCTTGCTTGATTATTAGCGAACGCTTCCTTGCAAAATAGGAATTAGAGCCATGTGGGCTTGGAGATTTATTTGACGGCAAGTCCTTAATTGTGGCATCTATCTTCTAAGTAGAGAAAGGTTCTTCCAGGAAGGATATACCATGATGCACTCGCAATAGGTGAAGCAATTCGGGAAGAATATTGTAATGCTCTGATTTTCCTACCATGTCCTTAAAAGCTTATTGCATAAGAGAAGATTTTGCAGCATGATTAGAAACTTCCAAACAATCTGATCCAGTCAGTGAAGATATATAGTTGTGCCTATGCTAGACAGTAGCTAAAGCATGGAAGAATATAGAATTTTCACTTCTTAAAGTAGCCCATTTAATTTCCCCCTCTGCTACTAGTATGTGTTTTGTTGCTTCAAGAGTTTTTCCAAGTGAAGTTTAACATCTTTCCTTAGGCCATACTCCAAAGTTATGAGTGCTTTAAAATTTTGAATTGCTTCCATCATTTCAATTAGACCATTTGTATCTGTAATATCCTTATTTAGATCGGAAAGATTCCTTAGtgaacctcctatagaaacctgCATGACCGAGGAAGTTTCTTATACCTTTGACATCTCTAGGACATgacattttctcaattgcatcaactttagctttgtctacttcaatgcctctttcaggaATTTTATGACAAATGACTATACCTTCATTCACTGTAAAGTTGGATTTCTCTCAATTCAAGACAAGTTTAGTCCCTTCACATGTCTGCAAAACTTCCTCAAGATTGCTCATATAGTCATCAAAAGAAGTTTCACGTACGGAACAATCAACCATGAAGACCTCACCAATTTTCTCACAAAAATCATGGCATATAGCAGTCATACACCTatgaaaagtagcaggtgcattacataaaccaaaaggcatacgtctctAAGCATAGGTTACAAAAGAACAAGTAAAAATAATTTTCTCTTGATCTTCTAGTGATATGGGTATTTGAGAGAAAGCAAAATATCCATCTAAGAAACAAAAGTGTGTATCCTAAGATAATATTTCTAACAATTGATCAATAAAATGCAAAGGATAATGATCTTTAATGGTAGCTTTAttcaattttctaaaatcaattaccatcctataacatgtaACAACTCTTTGTGGGATAAGTttatttttatcattaggaacagcAGTGATGCcacctttcttagggacacaatgaacaagacttacccatatactatcagctataggataaattatacctacctccagaagctttagtatttcctttcttaacacatccttcatcttaggattcaacTGAGGTAGATGATCGACGACTGGTTTGGCATCGggctccatattaattttgtATTGACATAGAGTAGGACTAGTGActttaagatcatcaagagtatatccaattaCAACATGATGTTTCCTCAAGGTTTTCAATAATGTCTATTCTTCGTGCACTAGAATGTTAGCATTGATAATAACAtaatatattttcttttcatctagataagcatatttcaatgTATCTGGGAGTTtctttaattcaaacacaggatcacccttatTTGGAGGAGGATCTACCAAAATTTCGAGTGGAAAATTATGCTTAAGGATGGGTGCTTGCCTAAAGAAGATTCCATATTTTTCATATTAATTCATGATCTAACAAATATTGCTCTAAAGGATCAAtaagaggcacgacaatagaagcaagaccaagaATATCGTCTTTATTAGGTAAATATTTATCATGAGGTTATCTAGTGAACTTAGAGAAATTTAATTCATGAGATACATCACCAACTTTAACCTTCTCTTTAACACAATCAATTTcagcattaacaatattcaagaagggtctaccaaatataatggggcaaAAATTATCTTATTGTGATTCGTACTAGAAAATTGGTAGGGGATTTGATCTTACCCATGCAAGAGtacaacatctctaacaatcccaagcaGCAAAATAGTATCCCTATTTGCAAGCTTAATAGCAACATGAATATCAGTTGGTGAAACATCATGCATGACTTCTTGATAGAGAGAGAAATGAATGGCACTTatactagcacccatatcacataaaccatgatagcaatgatctccaaTCTTAATAGAATAATAGGATTACCAACAACTTTCTTATTCTTAGCTAACATATCACGTTCATTTCTaacaggtttagcaattctaatagcttcatcagagaaataaataacatgcccatcaatattatcaaccaataGATCTTTAACCATTGCAATAggaggttctactttaatttgttctgAGGGTTTGTATGCTTTAATATTactcttatgaaccacagttgtagcCTTAGCATGTTCCTTAGTCCTAACAGGGAAAGGAGGCTTCTCAATGTAAGCAGTAGGCACAACAGGATTAGCAGTGTAAGAAAATAGTTTAGTATTAGCAATAATTGGTTCTTCACAAATATCTTTAATGGGTGGATGaaatttaaaccacttctccttagggagatcaacactAGCAGCAAAGGAGTCGCAAAATGTAGCTACTACCTCAGAGTCAAGTTCATATTTTGCACCAAGCTTATGAAAAACATATGTTCTACAAAAGACTTAATACAATCAAATTCAAGATTTATAGCTAACTCATTACCTTCTTCAAtttcccaatctttagagttgtgtttaattcgtTCAATAAGGTCCCATTTGAATTTTATACTTCTTTTTGAGAAAGAACTAGGAGAAGAAGAATCAAGAATTATTTTAGCATTaacagaaagccgagcataaaagttttgaataataatttcccttgagagctcatgattggggcatttGAGGGTCATGTCCTTAATCCTCCTCAAGCTTGAGTGATAATTTCTCCttgacgaggccaaaaattatatatataattcctatcACGATGAACCAagtgcataggataattttttgaTGGAATTCTAGCTTCTGTCCTATCTTTCAGGTTCATCCAacagcctataccatgccaatgatCTTCCCTCAAAATATAAAGGGAACAATTTCTTCTTAACTccatcccttgatgaacatgcaAGCTTAAACAGTCCACAAAATTCATCCATATAGATTAAGTACATATCATGATGtattgttccatctcctgcataggGATTACCATGCAATTTTTCTAGAATACCAAAAGGGATTTAATAataaatatttttagtaggttGAGGCACGACTCTTACCACTTGCATTCGAGGTGAAGagaccccgaacaagcccctcataGGATTTCCTTCCACAGTGACAATCAAAAGATAAAATTCAGCACGTATTATAAATGTTTCCTTATCAAATTCCACTTATCAAGAgtgcttcactccccagcaatgATGCTAGAAAAGAGTTTTGATGACCCTCAAGTATttgga from Triticum urartu cultivar G1812 chromosome 3, Tu2.1, whole genome shotgun sequence encodes:
- the LOC125549348 gene encoding uncharacterized protein LOC125549348; amino-acid sequence: MTSSSAASSSHLHITITNASSTITTNTNATKSQSQSQHHHSSSVSPRSGGSGGGGGGGTTNQACAACKYQRRKCNPDCPLAPYFPADQQRRFLNAHRLFGVSNILKTLRRLKPELCDAAMQTLIYQAEMRAMDPVGGCCSMIIDLEHTSELLSAELAALQQHLDMCRQAASGVAGGDVMDGPCADLEVTSSNHQPKQLLLHADQDQVVDALYVAQEGADPVMQNGADHDDSRQPQYHGGQQQQQQQQLYDYFYYEATGAGSDEAGRKPSGSGVDINVDVMQHFDYDSSCEVDDHHKVDQLEPMISSSLEEHYQIGQKEYEMKVASFVDVLDVRPELQAVDGNADIGIKEELQEEDPKNNDDDIALRKAAHMAESSHCRLGLGF